The Candidatus Acidiferrales bacterium genomic interval GACTCGAGCACAATTCGTCGTCGCGATGAACAAAAATCCGGAAAATCTACTCCACGATGGTAAGTTGCGCCGAGATTTCCATGACCGGATCAAACGTCATGTAATCAAACTTCTACCCCTTAAAGACAGGCGAGAAGATATTCCGCTCCTAGCAGAACATCTTCTTAATTGGTATGCAGCTAAGAACGGCAAAACCAAATTGACAAAGATCTCTGAATGCCTTCTCGACATACTTGTCCAGTACGATTGGCCAGGTAACGTTCGAGAACTCGCGGGAGTAATAGAAGATGCCGTGATCTTCTCTGGTGACGAAGCAGTCATTCTCGACAAAATCCGTATTCCAACAGAAGACGTTGAGCCATTCACCAGTCCGGTTTTAGGTAAAGATGCTCTGCCGGTAAATGGGACTGCACTTAGTCTAAGAGAGGAAGAGAAACATCGGCGGATCACCCGGATTCGCTCGACATTAGCTAAGAACGAAGGAAACGTATCAAAGTCTGCACTAGAACTCGGTATGCCTCGAAGCACTCTCAATAGTATGATCAAAAGAAACAAGATAGCCTGACGAAGTATCGTTATGTTGGCGAGAAATCAATAACGAAATGTCGCCACCATGGCATCTAATCTATCGAAAGCCCCTTCATTGGGGCTTTTTTTATGGCACGCAATATGAGTTATCAATGCATATGTATATGAAATATCTAACGGGAAAGACAAGTTCAAAGCCTTCAGTGCCA includes:
- a CDS encoding sigma 54-interacting transcriptional regulator, with protein sequence MNNRDFPDPLFISNNKIMQERIRLIETYAKAPSVKVVLLLGEPGTGKEYFARHFKELSPRRNDPFVTINMSAIPDTMFESELYGHARGAFTGAIGIRKGHVEAASEGIIFMDEVEALNQASQAKLLRLIEYGDYFQVGSDEPKTTRAQFVVAMNKNPENLLHDGKLRRDFHDRIKRHVIKLLPLKDRREDIPLLAEHLLNWYAAKNGKTKLTKISECLLDILVQYDWPGNVRELAGVIEDAVIFSGDEAVILDKIRIPTEDVEPFTSPVLGKDALPVNGTALSLREEEKHRRITRIRSTLAKNEGNVSKSALELGMPRSTLNSMIKRNKIA